The following proteins are co-located in the Mesorhizobium australicum WSM2073 genome:
- a CDS encoding SRPBCC family protein has translation MSYSFEPDPRLDLTLERVIDAPRELLWRAWTTPEHVRQWFTPKPWLITDCEIDLRPGGLFRTRMQSPDGKEVSDRHCCYLEIVPNERLVWTDALLPGYRPSGEPFITAVISLHQDGQGTRYTATAIHRDQATRDNHEEMGFFDGWGTVADQLAQYVKTI, from the coding sequence ATGAGTTATTCCTTCGAGCCCGATCCCCGGCTGGACCTGACGCTGGAGCGCGTAATCGATGCGCCGCGCGAATTGCTTTGGCGAGCCTGGACGACACCTGAGCATGTCAGGCAGTGGTTCACGCCGAAGCCATGGCTGATCACCGACTGCGAGATCGACCTCAGACCGGGCGGCCTGTTTCGGACACGCATGCAGTCGCCCGACGGCAAGGAGGTCAGTGACCGCCACTGCTGCTATCTGGAAATCGTGCCCAACGAGCGGCTGGTGTGGACGGATGCGCTGCTGCCCGGCTATCGACCCTCGGGCGAGCCTTTCATCACCGCGGTCATTTCGCTCCATCAGGATGGCCAGGGTACGCGCTATACCGCCACAGCCATTCACCGTGACCAAGCCACCCGCGACAACCATGAAGAGATGGGTTTCTTCGACGGCTGGGGCACGGTGGCCGATCAACTTGCGCAGTA
- a CDS encoding ArsC family reductase — protein MTITMYGITNCDTIKKARVWLESHDLPYRFHDYRAEGIEAGKLNGWAGKVGWEKLLNKGSTSFRELPEADKQGLDEKKAKALMLAKPTMIRRPVLEIGDRVVVGFKPEVYEQTVGK, from the coding sequence TTGACGATCACCATGTACGGCATCACCAATTGCGACACGATCAAGAAGGCGCGCGTCTGGCTGGAGAGCCATGACCTTCCCTATCGTTTCCACGACTATCGGGCCGAAGGGATCGAGGCTGGCAAGCTGAATGGCTGGGCCGGCAAGGTCGGTTGGGAAAAGCTGCTCAACAAGGGCAGCACTTCGTTTCGCGAACTGCCGGAGGCGGACAAGCAAGGCCTCGACGAGAAGAAGGCGAAAGCGTTGATGCTGGCCAAGCCGACGATGATCAGGCGGCCGGTGCTGGAGATCGGCGATCGGGTGGTGGTTGGCTTCAAGCCGGAGGTTTATGAGCAGACGGTGGGGAAGTAG
- a CDS encoding aminopeptidase: MTTHSRGVSATIDPVKLDRLAEVAIKVGLQLQPGQDLVLTSSIAALPLTRRIVEHAYKAGAGLVTPIFNDDEMTLARYRFGADAGFDHAAGWLYEGMAKAFSNNAARLAVRGEDPSLLSAQDPAKVARANKANSMAYQPALEKITGFDINWNIVAYPDLAWARQVFPGDADDVAVAKLADAIFAASRVDVEDPIGNWTAHNAALRGRTEWLNGHDFHALHFAGPGTDLTVGLADGHEWMGGASTAKNGITCNPNIPTEEVFTTPHARRVEGHVSSTKPLSYQGTLIDDISVRFEGGRIVEAKASKGEDVLKKVLDTDEGARRLGEVALVPHSSPISASGLLFFNTLFDENAACHIALGQCYSKCFVDGASLSPDEIAARGGNKSFIHIDWMIGSDKIDIDGVAKDGSRVPVMRKGEWA; this comes from the coding sequence ATGACCACACATTCGCGCGGCGTTTCCGCAACGATCGACCCGGTGAAGCTCGACAGGCTGGCGGAAGTCGCCATCAAGGTGGGGCTGCAATTGCAGCCCGGACAGGACCTGGTGCTGACATCGTCGATCGCGGCCCTGCCGCTGACCAGGCGCATCGTCGAACACGCCTACAAGGCCGGTGCCGGGCTGGTGACGCCGATCTTCAACGATGACGAGATGACGCTGGCGCGCTACCGCTTCGGCGCCGATGCTGGCTTCGACCATGCCGCCGGCTGGCTCTACGAAGGCATGGCTAAGGCCTTCTCCAACAACGCAGCCCGGCTTGCCGTGCGCGGCGAGGATCCGTCGCTCCTGTCGGCGCAGGATCCGGCGAAGGTGGCGCGCGCCAACAAGGCCAATTCGATGGCCTACCAGCCGGCGCTGGAGAAGATCACCGGCTTCGACATCAACTGGAACATCGTCGCCTATCCGGATCTGGCCTGGGCCAGGCAGGTTTTCCCCGGCGATGCCGACGATGTGGCGGTCGCGAAGCTCGCCGACGCCATCTTCGCCGCCTCGCGGGTGGACGTGGAAGACCCGATCGGCAACTGGACGGCGCACAATGCGGCGCTGCGCGGCCGCACCGAATGGCTCAACGGCCATGATTTCCATGCCCTGCATTTCGCTGGACCGGGCACCGACCTGACGGTCGGGCTGGCGGATGGCCATGAGTGGATGGGCGGCGCCTCGACCGCCAAGAACGGCATCACCTGCAATCCCAACATCCCGACCGAGGAAGTTTTCACAACTCCGCATGCGCGGCGCGTCGAGGGCCATGTCTCCTCGACCAAGCCGCTGTCCTACCAAGGCACGCTGATCGACGACATCTCGGTGCGCTTCGAGGGCGGCAGGATCGTCGAGGCCAAGGCGTCGAAAGGTGAGGACGTCCTGAAGAAGGTGCTCGACACCGACGAGGGCGCGCGTCGTCTGGGCGAAGTGGCGCTGGTGCCGCATTCCTCGCCGATCTCGGCCAGCGGCCTGTTGTTCTTCAACACATTGTTCGACGAAAACGCCGCCTGCCACATCGCGCTCGGCCAATGCTATTCGAAATGCTTCGTCGACGGCGCCTCGCTCAGCCCTGACGAAATCGCGGCGCGCGGCGGCAACAAGAGCTTCATCCATATCGACTGGATGATCGGGTCGGACAAGATCGACATTGACGGCGTCGCCAAGGATGGCAGCCGCGTGCCGGTGATGCGCAAGGGCGAGTGGGCCTGA
- a CDS encoding ArsR/SmtB family transcription factor — MTSLQSANPSLPPIDGIFRALADPTRRRVVERLNRSPASVSELAQPFEMALPSFIDHLKILEGCGLVRSQKTGRVRTYELAPEPLKLAESWLAEQRTVWERRLDRFDAYVMTLKEQEK, encoded by the coding sequence ATGACCAGCCTCCAGAGTGCAAATCCAAGCCTCCCGCCGATCGACGGCATTTTTCGCGCGCTTGCCGACCCGACGCGACGGCGCGTGGTCGAGCGGCTGAACAGGAGCCCTGCTTCGGTCAGCGAACTGGCCCAGCCTTTCGAGATGGCCCTGCCATCCTTCATCGACCATCTCAAGATTCTCGAAGGCTGCGGGCTGGTTCGTTCGCAAAAGACCGGACGGGTCAGGACTTACGAGCTTGCGCCTGAACCGTTGAAGCTCGCCGAAAGCTGGCTGGCCGAACAGCGTACAGTTTGGGAACGCCGCCTCGACCGGTTCGATGCCTATGTCATGACCCTCAAGGAGCAGGAAAAATGA
- a CDS encoding DUF488 domain-containing protein: MAFDLMVKRIYEPPAADDGQRVLVDRIWPRGVSREHAALALWLKEIAPSDDLRKWFGHEPARWAEFRKRYGAELDGNGEAVAQLRGLLGEGKVTLLYGAHDEAHNNAVALAEYLSAG, translated from the coding sequence ATGGCTTTCGACCTGATGGTCAAGCGGATTTACGAACCGCCCGCTGCCGATGACGGGCAGCGGGTGTTGGTTGACCGCATCTGGCCGCGCGGCGTCAGCAGGGAGCATGCCGCGCTGGCACTGTGGCTGAAGGAGATCGCGCCGAGCGACGACCTGCGGAAGTGGTTCGGGCACGAGCCGGCACGTTGGGCGGAATTTCGGAAGCGGTACGGGGCTGAGCTCGACGGGAATGGTGAGGCGGTTGCGCAGCTGCGCGGCTTGCTTGGCGAGGGCAAGGTAACGCTGCTCTACGGCGCGCATGATGAGGCGCACAATAATGCGGTGGCACTGGCGGAGTATTTGAGCGCGGGTTGA